In one window of Osmia lignaria lignaria isolate PbOS001 chromosome 11, iyOsmLign1, whole genome shotgun sequence DNA:
- the LOC117603705 gene encoding Y+L amino acid transporter 2 isoform X2: MRDTYGTFGRMSKSGSIKDGEKGPYDPVPITDKGANDEIKLEAKMSLLNGITVIVGSIIGSGIFVSPTGVLKYTGSVNASLLVWTASGIFSTVGAYCYAELGCMIRKSGADYAYIMETFGPFLAFIRLWVECMIVRPCSQAIVALTFSVYVLKPVFPDCTPPDDATRILAACCICILAFINCWDVKWATRVQDVFTYAKLLALFIIIFTGAYQLFSGHTQYFTFDNTNTEVTSIALSFYSGLFAYNGWNYLNFIIEELKDPVKNLPKAIAISCVLVTVVYVFANMAFYTTLSPVEVLGSEAVAVTFANRLFGVFAWTIPVFVALSTFGAVNGILLTSSRLFYAGACEGQMPEILTMIQTSRLTPTPAVLCMALLSMLYLCSSDIFALINYVGFATWLSIGVSVLCLPWLRWTQPNLPRPIKVNLFFPIIYILATLFVTVVPMYASPVETGYGCLMIFSSIPVYFMFIAWKNKPKCFQKGVGAVTKTLQKLMVVVGPKTK; this comes from the exons ATGCGGGACACGTATGGGACATTTG GGAGGATGTCGAAGTCGGGTAGCATCAAGGATGGCGAGAAGGGCCCGTACGACCCGGTTCCAATCACGGACAAAGGAGCAAACGACGAGATCAAACTCGAGGCGAAGATGTCCCTTTTAAACGGCATCACCGTGATCGTCGGCTCGATTATTGGTTCTGGCATCTTCGTTAGCCCCACCGGTGTCCTCAAGTACACGGGAAGCGTGAACGCGAGCCTCCTAGTGTGGACTGCTTCCGGTATTTTCTCCACG GTAGGCGCATACTGTTACGCGGAGCTGGGATGTATGATCAGAAAGTCGGGCGCCGATTACGCGTACATCATGGAGACCTTCGGACCTTTCCTGGCGTTCATCAGACTCTGGGTTGAATGTATGATAGTGCGACCTTGCAGCCAAGCCATCGTGGCCTTGACATTCAGCGTTTATGTACTGAAGCCGGTGTTTCCAGACTGCACGCCACCAGACGATGCAACGAGGATATTAGCTGCCTGCTGCATCT GCATCTTGGCATTCATCAACTGCTGGGACGTAAAATGGGCGACCAGAGTGCAAGACGTTTTCACCTACGCCAAGTTGCTCGCACTCTTCATCATTATTTTCACCGGGGCTTATCAATTGTTCAGCG GACACACGCAGTATTTCACGTTCGACAACACGAACACAGAAGTGACGTCGATAGCACTCAGCTTCTATTCGGGACTGTTCGCTTATAATGGCTGGAACTACTTGAATTTCATCATCGAGGAACTGAAGGATCCTGTCAA AAATTTACCAAAAGCCATTGCCATCTCCTGTGTTCTGGTCACTGTAGTCTACGTTTTTGCAAATATGGCCTTCTACACCACATTGAGCCCTGTTGAAGTTCTAGGGAGCGAAGCTGTTGCAGTg ACCTTCGCCAACCGTCTGTTTGGTGTATTCGCCTGGACGATACCAGTATTCGTGGCCCTCTCGACGTTCGGCGCCGTAAATGGAATTCTTTTAACGTCCTCGAGACTTTTCTACGCAGGAGCATGCGAGGGTCAAATGCCTGAAATATTAACGATGATCCAAACTTCCAGACTGACCCCAACGCCGGCCGTTCTCTGCATG GCTCTGCTGTCTATGTTGTACCTCTGCTCCTCCGATATCTTTGCCTTGATCAACTACGTCGGTTTTGCTACCTGG TTGAGCATAGGTGTATCTGTATTGTGCCTGCCATGGCTCAGATGGACTCAACCAAATCTACCCAGGCCAATTAAAGTGAATCTCTTTTTCCCAATTATTTACATCCTTGCCACCCTCTTTGTAACCGTGGTACCAATGTACGCCAGTCCTGTGGAAACAG gATACGGTTGCCTGATGATATTCTCATCCATACCTGTGTACTTTATGTTTATCGCGTGGAAAAACAAGCCAAAATGCTTCCAAAAAGGAGTCG GCGCCGTTACCAAAACTTTGCAGAAGCTGATGGTAGTCGTCGGACCAAAGACTAAG taA
- the LOC117603705 gene encoding Y+L amino acid transporter 2 isoform X3, translated as MSKSGSIKDGEKGPYDPVPITDKGANDEIKLEAKMSLLNGITVIVGSIIGSGIFVSPTGVLKYTGSVNASLLVWTASGIFSTVGAYCYAELGCMIRKSGADYAYIMETFGPFLAFIRLWVECMIVRPCSQAIVALTFSVYVLKPVFPDCTPPDDATRILAACCICILAFINCWDVKWATRVQDVFTYAKLLALFIIIFTGAYQLFSGHTQYFTFDNTNTEVTSIALSFYSGLFAYNGWNYLNFIIEELKDPVKNLPKAIAISCVLVTVVYVFANMAFYTTLSPVEVLGSEAVAVTFANRLFGVFAWTIPVFVALSTFGAVNGILLTSSRLFYAGACEGQMPEILTMIQTSRLTPTPAVLCMALLSMLYLCSSDIFALINYVGFATWLSIGVSVLCLPWLRWTQPNLPRPIKVNLFFPIIYILATLFVTVVPMYASPVETGYGCLMIFSSIPVYFMFIAWKNKPKCFQKGVVSVTKFLQKIMLVVGKSKPAQV; from the exons ATGTCGAAGTCGGGTAGCATCAAGGATGGCGAGAAGGGCCCGTACGACCCGGTTCCAATCACGGACAAAGGAGCAAACGACGAGATCAAACTCGAGGCGAAGATGTCCCTTTTAAACGGCATCACCGTGATCGTCGGCTCGATTATTGGTTCTGGCATCTTCGTTAGCCCCACCGGTGTCCTCAAGTACACGGGAAGCGTGAACGCGAGCCTCCTAGTGTGGACTGCTTCCGGTATTTTCTCCACG GTAGGCGCATACTGTTACGCGGAGCTGGGATGTATGATCAGAAAGTCGGGCGCCGATTACGCGTACATCATGGAGACCTTCGGACCTTTCCTGGCGTTCATCAGACTCTGGGTTGAATGTATGATAGTGCGACCTTGCAGCCAAGCCATCGTGGCCTTGACATTCAGCGTTTATGTACTGAAGCCGGTGTTTCCAGACTGCACGCCACCAGACGATGCAACGAGGATATTAGCTGCCTGCTGCATCT GCATCTTGGCATTCATCAACTGCTGGGACGTAAAATGGGCGACCAGAGTGCAAGACGTTTTCACCTACGCCAAGTTGCTCGCACTCTTCATCATTATTTTCACCGGGGCTTATCAATTGTTCAGCG GACACACGCAGTATTTCACGTTCGACAACACGAACACAGAAGTGACGTCGATAGCACTCAGCTTCTATTCGGGACTGTTCGCTTATAATGGCTGGAACTACTTGAATTTCATCATCGAGGAACTGAAGGATCCTGTCAA AAATTTACCAAAAGCCATTGCCATCTCCTGTGTTCTGGTCACTGTAGTCTACGTTTTTGCAAATATGGCCTTCTACACCACATTGAGCCCTGTTGAAGTTCTAGGGAGCGAAGCTGTTGCAGTg ACCTTCGCCAACCGTCTGTTTGGTGTATTCGCCTGGACGATACCAGTATTCGTGGCCCTCTCGACGTTCGGCGCCGTAAATGGAATTCTTTTAACGTCCTCGAGACTTTTCTACGCAGGAGCATGCGAGGGTCAAATGCCTGAAATATTAACGATGATCCAAACTTCCAGACTGACCCCAACGCCGGCCGTTCTCTGCATG GCTCTGCTGTCTATGTTGTACCTCTGCTCCTCCGATATCTTTGCCTTGATCAACTACGTCGGTTTTGCTACCTGG TTGAGCATAGGTGTATCTGTATTGTGCCTGCCATGGCTCAGATGGACTCAACCAAATCTACCCAGGCCAATTAAAGTGAATCTCTTTTTCCCAATTATTTACATCCTTGCCACCCTCTTTGTAACCGTGGTACCAATGTACGCCAGTCCTGTGGAAACAG gATACGGTTGCCTGATGATATTCTCATCCATACCTGTGTACTTTATGTTTATCGCGTGGAAAAACAAGCCAAAATGCTTCCAAAAAGGAGTCG taAGCGTCACGAAGTTCCTGCAGAAAATAATGCTGGTCGTCGGCAAGTCGAAACCCGCTCAGGTTTAA
- the LOC117603705 gene encoding Y+L amino acid transporter 2 isoform X1, giving the protein MRDTYGTFGRMSKSGSIKDGEKGPYDPVPITDKGANDEIKLEAKMSLLNGITVIVGSIIGSGIFVSPTGVLKYTGSVNASLLVWTASGIFSTVGAYCYAELGCMIRKSGADYAYIMETFGPFLAFIRLWVECMIVRPCSQAIVALTFSVYVLKPVFPDCTPPDDATRILAACCICILAFINCWDVKWATRVQDVFTYAKLLALFIIIFTGAYQLFSGHTQYFTFDNTNTEVTSIALSFYSGLFAYNGWNYLNFIIEELKDPVKNLPKAIAISCVLVTVVYVFANMAFYTTLSPVEVLGSEAVAVTFANRLFGVFAWTIPVFVALSTFGAVNGILLTSSRLFYAGACEGQMPEILTMIQTSRLTPTPAVLCMALLSMLYLCSSDIFALINYVGFATWLSIGVSVLCLPWLRWTQPNLPRPIKVNLFFPIIYILATLFVTVVPMYASPVETGYGCLMIFSSIPVYFMFIAWKNKPKCFQKGVVSVTKFLQKIMLVVGKSKPAQV; this is encoded by the exons ATGCGGGACACGTATGGGACATTTG GGAGGATGTCGAAGTCGGGTAGCATCAAGGATGGCGAGAAGGGCCCGTACGACCCGGTTCCAATCACGGACAAAGGAGCAAACGACGAGATCAAACTCGAGGCGAAGATGTCCCTTTTAAACGGCATCACCGTGATCGTCGGCTCGATTATTGGTTCTGGCATCTTCGTTAGCCCCACCGGTGTCCTCAAGTACACGGGAAGCGTGAACGCGAGCCTCCTAGTGTGGACTGCTTCCGGTATTTTCTCCACG GTAGGCGCATACTGTTACGCGGAGCTGGGATGTATGATCAGAAAGTCGGGCGCCGATTACGCGTACATCATGGAGACCTTCGGACCTTTCCTGGCGTTCATCAGACTCTGGGTTGAATGTATGATAGTGCGACCTTGCAGCCAAGCCATCGTGGCCTTGACATTCAGCGTTTATGTACTGAAGCCGGTGTTTCCAGACTGCACGCCACCAGACGATGCAACGAGGATATTAGCTGCCTGCTGCATCT GCATCTTGGCATTCATCAACTGCTGGGACGTAAAATGGGCGACCAGAGTGCAAGACGTTTTCACCTACGCCAAGTTGCTCGCACTCTTCATCATTATTTTCACCGGGGCTTATCAATTGTTCAGCG GACACACGCAGTATTTCACGTTCGACAACACGAACACAGAAGTGACGTCGATAGCACTCAGCTTCTATTCGGGACTGTTCGCTTATAATGGCTGGAACTACTTGAATTTCATCATCGAGGAACTGAAGGATCCTGTCAA AAATTTACCAAAAGCCATTGCCATCTCCTGTGTTCTGGTCACTGTAGTCTACGTTTTTGCAAATATGGCCTTCTACACCACATTGAGCCCTGTTGAAGTTCTAGGGAGCGAAGCTGTTGCAGTg ACCTTCGCCAACCGTCTGTTTGGTGTATTCGCCTGGACGATACCAGTATTCGTGGCCCTCTCGACGTTCGGCGCCGTAAATGGAATTCTTTTAACGTCCTCGAGACTTTTCTACGCAGGAGCATGCGAGGGTCAAATGCCTGAAATATTAACGATGATCCAAACTTCCAGACTGACCCCAACGCCGGCCGTTCTCTGCATG GCTCTGCTGTCTATGTTGTACCTCTGCTCCTCCGATATCTTTGCCTTGATCAACTACGTCGGTTTTGCTACCTGG TTGAGCATAGGTGTATCTGTATTGTGCCTGCCATGGCTCAGATGGACTCAACCAAATCTACCCAGGCCAATTAAAGTGAATCTCTTTTTCCCAATTATTTACATCCTTGCCACCCTCTTTGTAACCGTGGTACCAATGTACGCCAGTCCTGTGGAAACAG gATACGGTTGCCTGATGATATTCTCATCCATACCTGTGTACTTTATGTTTATCGCGTGGAAAAACAAGCCAAAATGCTTCCAAAAAGGAGTCG taAGCGTCACGAAGTTCCTGCAGAAAATAATGCTGGTCGTCGGCAAGTCGAAACCCGCTCAGGTTTAA